A window from Centropristis striata isolate RG_2023a ecotype Rhode Island chromosome 4, C.striata_1.0, whole genome shotgun sequence encodes these proteins:
- the LOC131970135 gene encoding uncharacterized protein LOC131970135, translating to MKKVPDFSDALYDSDDSTEGPSAQSKSEMALQRMHTLEDFCQPVSDSDESIVEETDFEDSTKDDSTEQSDIEVLPKLWTKIIQMKNVPDYSDALYHSSDDSAEDPSTWSKSEMSSQRRRRSCFRPRLLKLKIVHKRISKMQVWQKIRVQKMRPSPHHHKKAPLPKTRGGSLLKREMPVYQKLRNQKTRTAPHPYKRGPLQKTRGGFQKREVNKLLLKEPGQQKNVLQ from the exons ATGAAAAAAGTTCCAGATTTTTCTGATGCCCTCTACGACAGTGATGACAGTACAGAGGGCCCTTCAGCTCAGTCCAAGTCTGAGATGGCTTTACAAAGA ATGCATACATTAGAAGATTTCTGTCAACCTGTCAGTGATTCAGATGAGAGTATTGTGGAAGAAACCGATTTTGAGGATTCCACAAAGGATGATTCCACTGAGCAATCAGACATTGAAGTTCTTCCAAAGCTGTGGACAAAAATCATTCAG ATGAAAAACGTACCAGATTATTCTGATGCCCTCTATCATTCAAGTGATGACAGTGCAGAGGATCCATCTACTTGGTCTAAGTCTGAGATGTCTTCACAAAGGCGAAGGAGAAGCTGCTTCCGTCCT AGGCTGTTGAAATTGAAGATTGTTCACAAGAGGATATCGAAG atgCAAGTATGGCAGAAGATCAGGGTTCAGAAGATGAGACCATCACCACACCATCACAAGAAAGCCCCCTTGCCAAAAACCAGAGGAGGAAGTTTGCTAAAAAGAGAG ATGCCAGTATACCAGAAGCTCAGGAATCAGAAGACGAGGACAGCACCGCATCCCTACAAGAGAGGACCTCTACAGAAAACCAGAGGAGGTTTTCAAAAAAGAGAG